Proteins from a single region of Shinella zoogloeoides:
- the xdhC gene encoding xanthine dehydrogenase accessory protein XdhC yields MPAAREDIRDFLRRERAVILVEVTGAAGSTPRDTDAWMLVSERAIFATIGGGQLEYMAIDHARRALRSGAAAEPMSVPLGPEIGQCCGGHVGLSFAAVTPALASDLIARSDKEMASRPHVYVFGAGHVGDALALALSLAPLRVVLVDTREDELTASTVPGIETCLTAMPEAVVRDAPAGSSFVILTHDHALDFLIAAEALKRPDAAYVGMIGSKTKRATFKSWLLREIGNPDLFENLVCPIGGTALKDKRPTVIAALATAEIMTAALVWKPQHETAASGRG; encoded by the coding sequence ATGCCCGCCGCGCGCGAAGATATCAGGGATTTCCTTCGCCGCGAGCGGGCGGTCATCCTTGTCGAGGTAACGGGCGCGGCGGGGTCCACGCCGCGCGATACCGATGCCTGGATGCTGGTCTCCGAACGGGCGATCTTCGCGACCATCGGCGGCGGGCAACTCGAATATATGGCGATCGACCACGCGCGCCGGGCGCTACGCTCCGGCGCTGCCGCCGAGCCGATGAGCGTGCCGCTCGGCCCGGAGATCGGCCAGTGCTGCGGCGGCCACGTGGGCCTGTCCTTCGCGGCGGTCACCCCGGCGCTGGCAAGCGACCTCATCGCCCGCAGCGACAAGGAAATGGCCTCACGTCCGCATGTCTATGTCTTCGGCGCCGGCCATGTCGGCGATGCGCTCGCCCTGGCTCTGTCACTCGCCCCGCTGCGCGTCGTCCTCGTCGATACCCGCGAGGACGAGCTGACCGCCTCCACGGTGCCGGGCATCGAAACCTGCCTCACCGCCATGCCGGAAGCCGTGGTGCGCGATGCGCCGGCCGGCAGCAGCTTCGTCATCCTGACCCACGACCACGCGCTCGATTTCCTCATCGCCGCCGAGGCGCTCAAGCGCCCGGACGCCGCCTATGTCGGCATGATCGGCTCCAAGACGAAACGCGCCACCTTCAAGAGCTGGCTGCTGCGCGAGATCGGCAATCCGGACCTTTTCGAAAACCTCGTCTGCCCCATCGGCGGCACGGCGCTTAAGGACAAGCGCCCGACCGTCATCGCGGCGCTCGCCACCGCCGAAATCATGACGGCGGCGCTGGTCTGGAAGCCGCAGCATGAGACGGCGGCATCCGGCCGGGGTTGA
- the xdhB gene encoding xanthine dehydrogenase molybdopterin binding subunit, whose amino-acid sequence MNKHHTPDLKAEKIDGGVHSSVRHDSAHKHVAGTAIYIDDIAEPAGTLHAGLGLSTVAHGVLKSVDLSAVRAAPGVVDVLTYEDVPGVNDVSPSGMNDDPVFAAGKVEFHGQPIFCVIAETREEARRAARLAKIEYEELPADIDIWDLDVETHRQVVTPLTLKRGDPATALKNAPRRVKGRMRLGGQDHFYLEGQISFAVPGEDDEVMVYCSTQGPSETQHMIAHALGVPSHAVTVEVRRMGGGFGGKETQANQCAAIAAIAAKKLNRAVKVRLDRDEDMVATGKRHDFAIDYEVGFDEEGRIHAVDYTFALRAGFSADLSGPVGDRALFHCDNSYFFPHVHAKSAPLYTNTVSNTAFRGFGGPQGMVGAERVIDEVAFAVGKDPLEIRKLNFYDEMGVEGERNLTPYHQKVEDCIIQRVVAELEESADYAGRRKAIAEFNAKSRVVKRGLALTPVKFGISFTKTESNQAGALVHVYTDGSVHMNHGGTEMGQGLHLKVAQVVAEEFQIDLDRVKITATTTAKVPNTSPTAASSGADLNGMAAQDAARQIKDRLIDFAAESHQVPRDQVVFLPNRVRIGNAEISFNELVRQAYMSRVQLSAAGFYKTPKIHWDRSKGRGHAFYYFAYGAACSEVSVDTLTGEYVVERTDILHDTGRSLNKIIDIGQIEGGFIQGMGWLTTEELWWDGKGRLRTHAPSTYKIPLASDRPKIFNVALTDWSEAYEPTIHRSKAVGEPPLPLGLAVLHALSDAIASVADHKICPRLDAPATPECVLMAIERLKAAKKG is encoded by the coding sequence ATGAACAAGCACCACACTCCCGATCTCAAGGCTGAAAAGATCGACGGCGGCGTCCATTCGAGCGTTCGTCACGATTCCGCGCACAAGCACGTCGCGGGCACCGCCATCTATATCGACGACATCGCCGAGCCGGCGGGCACGCTGCATGCCGGTCTCGGCCTCTCCACCGTCGCGCACGGCGTCCTGAAATCCGTCGACCTTTCGGCGGTGCGCGCCGCTCCCGGCGTCGTCGACGTGCTGACATACGAGGATGTGCCCGGCGTCAACGACGTCTCGCCCTCGGGCATGAACGACGACCCGGTCTTCGCCGCCGGCAAGGTCGAATTCCACGGCCAGCCGATCTTCTGCGTCATCGCGGAAACCCGCGAGGAGGCCCGCCGCGCCGCGCGCCTCGCGAAGATCGAATACGAGGAGCTGCCGGCCGATATCGACATCTGGGACCTCGACGTCGAGACCCACCGTCAGGTCGTCACCCCGCTGACGCTGAAGCGCGGCGATCCGGCGACCGCGCTGAAGAACGCGCCGCGCCGCGTGAAGGGCCGCATGCGGCTCGGCGGTCAGGACCATTTCTACCTCGAAGGCCAGATTTCCTTCGCCGTTCCCGGCGAGGACGACGAGGTCATGGTCTACTGCTCGACCCAGGGGCCGAGCGAGACGCAGCATATGATCGCCCATGCGCTCGGCGTGCCGAGCCATGCGGTGACGGTCGAGGTGCGCCGCATGGGCGGCGGCTTCGGCGGCAAGGAAACGCAGGCGAACCAGTGCGCCGCCATCGCGGCCATCGCCGCCAAGAAACTGAACCGCGCCGTCAAGGTCCGGCTCGACCGTGACGAGGACATGGTCGCCACCGGCAAGCGGCACGATTTCGCCATCGACTACGAGGTCGGCTTCGACGAGGAAGGCCGCATCCACGCCGTCGATTACACGTTCGCTCTCCGGGCCGGTTTCTCGGCGGACCTTTCCGGCCCGGTGGGCGACCGTGCCCTCTTCCATTGCGACAACAGCTACTTCTTCCCGCATGTGCACGCCAAGTCGGCGCCGCTCTACACCAACACCGTGTCGAACACCGCCTTCCGCGGCTTCGGCGGCCCGCAGGGCATGGTGGGGGCCGAGCGCGTCATCGACGAGGTGGCGTTTGCCGTCGGCAAGGACCCGCTCGAAATCCGCAAGCTGAATTTCTACGACGAGATGGGCGTGGAGGGTGAGCGCAACCTCACCCCCTACCACCAGAAGGTCGAGGACTGCATCATCCAGCGTGTCGTCGCCGAGCTGGAGGAAAGCGCTGATTATGCCGGCCGCCGCAAGGCCATCGCCGAATTCAACGCCAAGAGCCGTGTCGTCAAGCGCGGCCTTGCGCTGACGCCGGTGAAGTTCGGCATCTCCTTCACCAAGACGGAATCCAACCAGGCCGGCGCGCTGGTGCATGTCTACACGGACGGCTCCGTGCACATGAACCACGGCGGTACGGAAATGGGCCAGGGCCTGCACCTGAAGGTGGCGCAGGTGGTGGCGGAAGAGTTCCAGATCGACCTCGACCGCGTGAAGATCACCGCGACGACGACCGCCAAGGTGCCGAACACCTCGCCGACCGCCGCCTCCTCTGGCGCCGACCTCAACGGCATGGCCGCGCAGGACGCCGCCCGCCAGATCAAGGACCGGCTCATCGATTTCGCGGCGGAAAGCCATCAGGTGCCGCGCGATCAGGTTGTGTTCCTGCCCAACCGCGTGCGCATCGGCAATGCCGAGATATCGTTCAACGAGCTGGTGCGGCAGGCCTACATGTCGCGTGTGCAGCTCTCGGCGGCCGGCTTCTACAAGACGCCGAAAATCCACTGGGACCGTTCCAAGGGCCGCGGCCACGCCTTCTACTACTTCGCCTATGGCGCGGCCTGCTCGGAAGTCTCCGTCGATACGCTCACCGGCGAATATGTCGTCGAGCGCACCGACATTCTGCACGATACCGGCCGTTCGCTGAACAAGATCATCGATATCGGCCAGATCGAGGGCGGCTTCATCCAGGGCATGGGCTGGCTGACGACGGAGGAACTGTGGTGGGACGGCAAGGGGCGGCTGCGCACCCACGCGCCCTCCACCTACAAGATCCCGCTCGCCTCGGACCGGCCGAAGATCTTCAACGTGGCGCTCACCGACTGGTCGGAAGCCTACGAGCCGACGATCCACCGCTCCAAGGCGGTCGGCGAACCGCCGCTGCCGCTCGGCCTTGCCGTGCTGCACGCCCTTTCGGACGCCATCGCCAGCGTGGCGGATCACAAGATCTGCCCGCGCCTCGACGCCCCGGCGACGCCCGAATGCGTGCTGATGGCCATCGAGCGGCTGAAAGCCGCAAAGAAGGGGTGA
- the puuE gene encoding allantoinase PuuE encodes MRYCRDMHGYGQTPPAANWPGEARVAVQFVLNYEEGGENCVLHGDAASEAFLSEIVGAAQWPGQRHWNMESIYEYGARAGFWRLHRLLTEKNVPVTVYGVATALKRSPAQVAAMIEAGWEIASHGLKWVEHKDMSPDDERAAIAEAIRLHTLVTGERPRGWYTGRCSVNTVDLVAEAGGFDYISDTYADDLPYWYEHGGKQQLIIPYTLDANDMRFATPQGFNSGDQFFTYLKDSFDALYAEGKAGSAKMMSIGLHCRLLGRPGRVMALARFIDYVQSHEKVWIARRVDIAEHWAKTHPPQPLAERPSQMPEDVFVERFGSIFEHSPWVAQRAWADELSPAHDTALGLAAALTFQFRAASEEERLGVLVAHPDLAGKLAQAKRLTASSTEEQASAGLDALTDEERTRFTELNDAYVKKFGFPFIIAVRDNTKASILAAFETRIANDRTAEFATACKQVERIGFLRLKALLPA; translated from the coding sequence ATGCGATATTGCCGTGACATGCACGGATACGGTCAGACCCCGCCGGCCGCCAATTGGCCGGGCGAAGCGCGCGTCGCCGTACAATTCGTCCTGAACTACGAGGAAGGCGGCGAGAACTGCGTGCTGCATGGCGACGCGGCCTCGGAAGCCTTCCTGTCGGAGATCGTCGGCGCCGCGCAGTGGCCGGGCCAGCGCCACTGGAACATGGAGTCCATCTATGAATACGGCGCGCGCGCCGGCTTCTGGCGCCTGCACCGGCTGCTGACGGAAAAGAACGTGCCCGTCACGGTTTACGGCGTCGCCACCGCCCTCAAGCGCTCGCCCGCCCAGGTGGCGGCGATGATCGAGGCCGGCTGGGAAATCGCCTCGCACGGCCTCAAATGGGTCGAGCACAAGGATATGTCGCCGGACGACGAGCGCGCGGCCATCGCCGAGGCGATCCGCCTGCACACGCTCGTCACCGGCGAGCGGCCGCGCGGCTGGTATACGGGCCGCTGTTCCGTCAACACGGTCGATCTCGTGGCCGAAGCCGGCGGCTTCGACTACATTTCCGACACCTATGCCGACGACCTGCCCTACTGGTACGAGCACGGCGGCAAGCAGCAACTCATCATCCCCTATACGCTCGACGCCAACGACATGCGTTTCGCCACGCCCCAGGGCTTCAACAGCGGCGACCAGTTCTTCACCTACCTGAAGGATTCGTTCGACGCGCTCTATGCCGAAGGCAAGGCCGGCAGCGCGAAGATGATGAGCATCGGCCTGCACTGCCGCCTGCTCGGCCGCCCCGGCCGCGTCATGGCGCTCGCCCGCTTCATCGACTACGTGCAGAGCCATGAGAAGGTCTGGATCGCCCGGCGTGTCGATATCGCCGAGCACTGGGCGAAGACCCATCCGCCGCAGCCGCTTGCCGAGCGCCCTTCGCAGATGCCGGAAGATGTCTTCGTCGAACGCTTCGGCAGCATCTTCGAGCATTCGCCCTGGGTGGCGCAGCGCGCCTGGGCCGACGAGCTTTCGCCGGCGCACGACACCGCGCTCGGCCTTGCCGCCGCGCTGACCTTCCAGTTCCGCGCCGCAAGCGAAGAGGAACGCCTCGGCGTGCTCGTCGCCCACCCGGACCTTGCCGGCAAGCTGGCGCAGGCCAAGCGCCTGACGGCAAGCTCGACCGAGGAACAGGCATCCGCCGGCCTCGACGCGCTGACGGACGAGGAGCGCACCCGCTTCACCGAGCTCAACGACGCCTATGTGAAGAAGTTCGGCTTCCCCTTCATCATCGCCGTGCGCGACAACACGAAGGCAAGCATTCTTGCCGCCTTCGAGACGCGCATCGCCAATGACCGCACTGCCGAATTCGCCACCGCCTGCAAGCAGGTGGAGCGGATCGGCTTCCTGCGGCTCAAGGCGCTGCTGCCGGCCTGA
- the uraH gene encoding hydroxyisourate hydrolase, with protein MTSHSHGAGRLTTHVLDTALGKPAEGLRIDLFRVEGDAFHLIKTVATNDDGRCDAPLLSGDDMKAGTYELRFHAGDYLGRSGDAPMFLDIIPIRFGLADEGAHYHVPLLVSPYSYSTYRGS; from the coding sequence ATGACGTCTCATTCGCACGGAGCGGGTCGGCTCACGACCCACGTTCTGGACACCGCACTGGGCAAGCCGGCGGAAGGCCTGCGCATCGACCTCTTCCGCGTCGAAGGCGACGCGTTCCATCTCATCAAGACGGTCGCGACGAACGACGACGGCCGCTGCGACGCGCCGCTTCTTTCGGGCGACGACATGAAGGCCGGCACCTACGAGCTGCGCTTCCACGCCGGCGACTATCTCGGCCGCTCGGGCGACGCCCCGATGTTCCTCGACATCATCCCCATCCGCTTCGGCCTTGCCGACGAAGGCGCGCATTACCATGTGCCGCTTCTCGTCTCGCCGTACAGCTATTCCACCTATCGCGGGAGCTAA
- the xdhA gene encoding xanthine dehydrogenase small subunit → MAAAKIRSELRFILNGQDVTLRDVAPDHTLLDWLRLSRSLKGTKEGCAEGDCGACTVLVGRLTPQGGLVYEGVNACIRFMGSLDGCHVVTVEHLAGSGDKLHPVQQAMVDYHGSQCGFCTPGFVMSLYALWMQTPNPSDEQIEVALQGNLCRCTGYEPILRAARAISEYGGTDKDPLLVERTTMIARLKALRDGARVEIGEGKQRFIVPANLDDFAAVLEASPTATVVAGSTDVGLWVTKHMRDISPVVFIAGLDELKSLSVKDGVVTIGAGVTYTEAFATLAQHIPALGPLINRIGGQQVRNMGTIGGNIANGSPIGDTPPALIALASRLTLRKGAERRTISLQDFFIAYGKQDRQPGEFVEAVHVPVPPAAEKFAVYKVTKRRDEDITATLGAFRLTLAADGTVSAITIAYGGMAATPKRAFAVEKALVGQPWTEATVEAAMEKYAEDYAPLTDMRATAEYRALVAKNLLLRFYMETTSSETPAQVSRYEAA, encoded by the coding sequence ATGGCGGCCGCCAAGATCCGCTCCGAACTGCGCTTCATCCTCAACGGTCAGGACGTCACCCTGCGCGACGTCGCGCCCGACCATACGCTGCTCGACTGGCTGCGCCTTTCCCGCTCGCTCAAGGGCACCAAGGAAGGCTGCGCCGAGGGCGACTGCGGCGCCTGCACGGTGCTGGTCGGCCGCCTTACCCCGCAGGGCGGGCTGGTCTATGAAGGCGTCAACGCCTGTATCCGCTTCATGGGCTCGCTCGACGGCTGTCATGTCGTGACGGTCGAGCATCTCGCCGGCAGCGGCGACAAGTTGCATCCCGTGCAGCAGGCCATGGTCGACTATCACGGCTCGCAGTGCGGTTTCTGCACGCCGGGCTTCGTCATGTCGCTCTATGCGCTGTGGATGCAGACGCCGAACCCCTCCGACGAGCAGATCGAAGTCGCGCTGCAGGGCAATCTCTGTCGTTGCACCGGCTACGAGCCGATCCTGCGCGCCGCCCGCGCCATCTCCGAATATGGCGGCACGGACAAGGATCCGCTGCTCGTCGAACGCACGACGATGATCGCGCGCCTCAAGGCGCTGCGTGATGGCGCCCGCGTCGAGATCGGCGAAGGCAAGCAGCGGTTCATCGTGCCGGCCAATCTCGACGATTTCGCCGCCGTGCTGGAAGCCTCGCCCACCGCCACGGTCGTCGCCGGCTCCACCGACGTCGGCCTCTGGGTGACGAAGCACATGCGCGACATCTCGCCCGTCGTCTTCATCGCCGGGCTGGACGAGTTGAAGTCGCTGTCCGTCAAGGACGGCGTGGTCACCATTGGCGCAGGCGTCACCTATACCGAGGCCTTCGCCACACTCGCGCAGCATATTCCCGCGCTCGGCCCTCTCATCAACCGCATCGGCGGCCAGCAGGTGCGCAACATGGGCACGATCGGCGGCAACATCGCCAACGGCTCGCCCATCGGCGATACGCCCCCGGCGCTGATCGCGCTTGCCAGCAGGCTGACCTTGCGCAAGGGCGCTGAGCGGCGCACCATCTCCCTGCAGGACTTCTTCATCGCCTATGGCAAGCAGGACCGCCAGCCGGGCGAATTCGTCGAGGCCGTGCATGTGCCGGTGCCGCCGGCAGCGGAAAAGTTCGCCGTCTACAAGGTCACCAAGCGCCGCGACGAGGACATCACGGCAACGCTCGGCGCGTTCCGTCTGACGCTCGCCGCGGACGGTACGGTATCGGCCATCACCATCGCCTATGGCGGCATGGCGGCGACGCCGAAGCGCGCCTTCGCCGTGGAAAAGGCCCTTGTCGGCCAGCCGTGGACCGAGGCGACCGTCGAGGCGGCGATGGAGAAATACGCGGAAGACTACGCCCCGCTGACCGACATGCGCGCCACGGCCGAATACCGTGCGCTGGTCGCGAAGAACCTTCTCCTGCGGTTCTACATGGAAACCACATCCAGCGAGACGCCCGCACAGGTGTCCAGATACGAGGCTGCGTGA